In Methanoregula sp. UBA64, the genomic window CCCCCCGAAGATGCCGGAGATCACGGAGCCGGCGGTTCCCCTGCGGCAGGGTGTGGCGATGACTGTCATACCTACCCTTTGTGCAGCCGTACGGAAAAAATGTGCGGGGCAGTAAGGAGCCGCCAAACGGGACGCGAAAAGGCCCTGTTCTTCGCCCTGATGGATATGTTAATTATTTACCACGTCGTTTATATATGCGGAGTTGTTCTCATCACCGATAATACCAAAAAGAAGACCGACAACGGTTTTGAGGAGACGGGCGCGGTAAACGCCGACGGAACACCGGTAGTGCGTGTCAGGCTGCCCAAGAAGTGGAATAACGAGATGTTCGGCTCGGCCGACCTGATGATGGGGGCAAACCACATCAGGGTGCGGTGTTTCGATGGTGTCACCCGGATGGGCCGGATCAAGGGGAAGATCAAGAAGCGCGTCTGGATCCGCGAGGGCGATACCCTGATCATCGTGCCGTGGACGTTCCAGAACGACAAGTGCGATATCATCTACCGGTACCTTCCCCCCCAGGTGGACTGGCTGCGGAAGAACCGGTACCTGTAACCTCTTTTTTTGTCCGTTCCTGCCCGTTTTAAAAAGACCGGCAGCTGTTTCATACCATTGTTTCATGGTGTCGGACGCCAGAGTATCTCCTGCTCTTATGTACGACAATGCAAAGAAGATCCGGTTGATCCGCGACCGGCTGACCCGAATAGGTATCGGCGAGCGGAGTATGAGCGATGAGATGATCCTTGCATCGTACAGCCTCAACAGTACCGGGCAGCTCTGCCGGGCAGAACGGCCCCGCCAGCCCGGATCGTAAAGAAAAAGGCTTTGCGCGCCGGCGGGTGGTCCCGGACCACCCCCGTATTCTTTTTTACCAGTTCCTACCCGGCCGGGCCGTTTATTGCGATTGAGATGATCCAGAAGTAATTAAACTAGAACATCATGCATTCTATCACAGTTTCTACACTGTATGAGAACATCATGTATGGATCATCCAATTTTGGTGGTCGCGGTCCCAGGGACTTCGGCCCACGTGAAATGACAAAGGTTACCTGTTCCGACTGCGGCAAGGAATGCGAAGTGCCATTCAAGCCCACCGAGGGCCGCCCGGTCTACTGCCGCGACTGCCTGCCCAAGCACCGGAAACCCCGGTTCTAAGGGTACAGGTTAATTTCCAAATTCTTCTTTTTTTTCAGGCATTGCCTCGTTAGTCTGTTTCCAAAAACCTGCGGCGCGTGGTCCGTTTCCTGCCACCCGCAATGTCCGTGCGGCACGGTATCCCGGATATAAAAAAAGGTGTTTTTCCCGGGGCCGGGATCGGTCAGTTGAGGAGCCAGATGCCTGCATTTAACGTTGCGGCAAAGCAGCACCAGGCAAGGTACGGGACGAGCAGCCATGCGGCCGGGGCCGAGACGCGCCGGAAGATCACGAGGGTCGCCGCGATGAGGGCAATGAGGAGAAGAAGTACCGCAAGCGCCGCGGCA contains:
- the eif1A gene encoding translation initiation factor eIF-1A, coding for MDMLIIYHVVYICGVVLITDNTKKKTDNGFEETGAVNADGTPVVRVRLPKKWNNEMFGSADLMMGANHIRVRCFDGVTRMGRIKGKIKKRVWIREGDTLIIVPWTFQNDKCDIIYRYLPPQVDWLRKNRYL
- a CDS encoding CxxC-x17-CxxC domain-containing protein, whose translation is MYGSSNFGGRGPRDFGPREMTKVTCSDCGKECEVPFKPTEGRPVYCRDCLPKHRKPRF